A window from Salvelinus sp. IW2-2015 linkage group LG5, ASM291031v2, whole genome shotgun sequence encodes these proteins:
- the LOC111963975 gene encoding syntaxin-2, protein MRDRLGDLTANSNNNPFNVDDDGTITVDNNSHRDDFLKQVGEVRRLIDKISSQVDEVVKKHSAILSAPNPEESTKDELEQLTNEIKRNANTVRAKLKTMQNSLPEDENANAASVDQRIQTNQYTHLMCWFVDVMTVYNETQMSFRERCKGRIQRQLEITGKVTTDEELEEILHSENPAIFTSDIISDSQITRQALNEIESRHKDIIRLESSIRELHEMFVDMAMLVETQGEMINNIEKNVSTAAEYIGVAKVETKKAVRYQKAARRKYVIIAIVVVILLAVIALIVGLSLGLKLPSTAQP, encoded by the exons ATGAGGGACCGCCTGGGCGATTTGACAGCG AACAGCAACAATAACCCCTTTAATGTGGATGATGATGGCACCATCACAGTGGATAACAATTCCCACAGGGACGACTTCTTGAAACAG GTGGGGGAGGTGCGACGCCTCATTGATAAGATCTCTTCCCAGGTAGATGAAGTGGTGAAGAAACACAGCGCTATCCTCTCTGCCCCCAACCCTGAGGAGA GCACCAAAGATGAACTGGAGCAGCTCACCAATGAAATCAAGAGGAATGCCAACACAGTGCGGGCCAAGTTAAAAA CCATGCAGAACAGCCTGCCTGAGGATGAGAATGCAAACGCAGCCTCTGTGGACCAGCGCATCCAGACAAACCAG TACACACATCTGATGTGCTGGTTTGTGGATGTCATGACAGTGTACAACGAGACCCAGATGTCCTTCAGGGAGAGGTGCAAAGGACGGATTCAGAGACAGCTGGAGATCA CTGGGAAAGTGACCACTgatgaggagctggaggagattCTGCACAGTGAAAATCCTGCCATCTTCACTTCTGAT ATAATCTCCGACTCCCAGATCACGCGCCAGGCTCTGAATGAGATCGAGTCTCGCCATAAGGACATCATCCGCCTGGAGTCCAGCATCAGGGAGCTCCACGAGATGTTTGTTGACATGGCCATGCTGGTGGAGACTCAG GGGGAGATGATCAACAACATAGAGAAGAACGTGAGCACTGCAGCCGAGTACATCGGCGTGGCCAAAGTGGAAACCAAGAAGGCAGTGCGGTACCAGAAAGCGGCGCGCAGG AAGTATGTCATAATTGCCATAGTCGTGGTGATCCTGCTTGCTGTAATCGCACTTATCGTTGGTTTGTCTCTGGGTCTAAAACTGCCCTCAACCGCACAGCCTTAG